In Mycetocola zhujimingii, one DNA window encodes the following:
- a CDS encoding DEAD/DEAH box helicase, protein MSTEFEPVPPKSEAPAIRVGTSAAEHLSPTFPERAAWGTVSKLRAWQEEALTAYFVHEPRDFLAAATPGAGKTTFALRLAAELLARKTVDRITVVAPTEHLKRQWADAAHRAGIRLDPMFSNADGRYGSHYHGVAVTYAQVAVRAALHKDITESHRTLVILDEVHHGGDALSWGDAIREAFEPATRRLSLTGTPFRSDTAPIPFVSYLPDKDGIRTSLTDYNYGYGRALADGVVRPVMFMVYAGHMRWRTNAGDEMEARLGEGNTKDITSQAWRTALDPAGEWIPQVLQAADRRLSEVRHGIPDAGGLVIATDQTAARAYAKILHGITGEPPTVVLSDEKEASDRIDEFSAGTSRWMVAVRMVSEGVDVPRLAVGVYATSASTPLFFAQAIGRFVRARRRGETASVFLPDVPNLMNLASALELERDHALDRKSDGSGEGDMWNPEDAMVAEANRESKGSDSLGEEFRYEAMSSSANFDRVVYDGDEFGQWAEPGTEEELDFIGLPGLLEPEQVHELLTQRQARQAKRHSTRSEAPQATAADKSTDVPPPLYRTLKEQRSLLNSLVGLYAKSTNQGHGLVHAELRRMCGGPAVQQASVTQLQSRIELLRKRLNGKR, encoded by the coding sequence GTGAGTACAGAGTTCGAGCCGGTCCCCCCAAAGTCCGAGGCACCAGCAATCCGCGTCGGAACCAGCGCCGCCGAACACCTCTCACCCACCTTCCCCGAACGTGCAGCATGGGGAACCGTCTCCAAGCTTCGCGCCTGGCAAGAAGAGGCGCTCACCGCCTACTTCGTTCACGAACCCCGTGATTTCCTCGCCGCTGCAACGCCCGGCGCCGGGAAGACGACGTTCGCGCTCCGACTCGCCGCCGAGTTGCTCGCCCGCAAAACCGTCGACCGCATCACCGTCGTTGCACCGACCGAACATCTCAAACGGCAGTGGGCGGATGCCGCACACCGCGCCGGCATCCGGCTCGACCCGATGTTCTCGAACGCCGACGGTCGCTACGGAAGCCACTATCACGGCGTCGCCGTCACTTACGCACAGGTCGCCGTCCGCGCCGCGCTGCACAAGGACATCACCGAGTCGCACCGTACCCTCGTGATCCTCGACGAGGTGCACCACGGCGGTGACGCGCTCAGCTGGGGTGACGCGATCCGCGAAGCGTTCGAACCGGCCACCCGTCGCCTCTCGCTGACCGGAACCCCGTTCCGATCAGACACCGCGCCGATCCCGTTCGTCAGCTACCTGCCGGACAAAGACGGCATCCGCACCTCGCTTACCGACTACAACTACGGCTACGGTCGCGCACTGGCCGACGGCGTCGTCCGACCGGTCATGTTCATGGTCTATGCCGGACACATGCGCTGGCGCACCAACGCCGGCGACGAGATGGAAGCCAGGCTCGGCGAGGGCAACACCAAGGACATCACCTCGCAGGCCTGGCGCACAGCGCTCGATCCGGCAGGGGAGTGGATTCCGCAGGTGCTGCAGGCTGCCGACCGGCGCCTCAGCGAGGTGCGTCACGGTATTCCGGATGCCGGTGGCCTGGTCATCGCGACCGACCAGACGGCGGCGCGCGCGTACGCGAAAATTCTGCACGGCATCACCGGGGAACCGCCGACCGTCGTTCTGAGCGATGAGAAGGAAGCGTCCGACCGTATCGACGAGTTCTCGGCCGGGACGAGCCGGTGGATGGTCGCGGTCCGCATGGTTTCTGAAGGCGTCGACGTGCCACGGCTCGCCGTCGGCGTGTACGCGACGAGTGCATCGACACCCCTGTTCTTCGCCCAGGCCATCGGGCGGTTCGTGCGGGCTCGGCGTCGTGGTGAAACGGCATCCGTTTTTCTCCCCGATGTTCCCAACCTGATGAACCTCGCGAGCGCTCTCGAACTCGAGCGCGACCACGCGCTCGACCGGAAGAGTGACGGCAGCGGCGAGGGGGACATGTGGAACCCGGAAGACGCGATGGTCGCAGAGGCCAACCGCGAATCCAAGGGTTCCGATTCGCTCGGTGAGGAGTTCCGGTACGAGGCAATGTCGTCGTCGGCGAACTTCGACCGTGTCGTTTACGACGGGGACGAATTCGGCCAGTGGGCGGAGCCAGGCACTGAGGAAGAGCTTGACTTCATCGGCCTTCCCGGTCTCCTGGAACCCGAGCAGGTGCACGAGCTCCTGACGCAGCGTCAGGCTCGGCAGGCGAAGCGTCACTCGACCCGCAGCGAGGCTCCTCAGGCGACGGCAGCAGACAAGTCGACGGATGTCCCGCCGCCGCTCTACCGGACGCTCAAGGAGCAGCGCAGCCTCCTCAACAGCCTCGTTGGGCTGTATGCGAAGTCCACGAACCAGGGCCACGGGCTCGTTCACGCCGAGCTTCGGCGGATGTGCGGCGGACCTGCCGTCCAACAGGCCAGCGTGACGCAGCTGCAGTCACGCATCGAGCTCCTGCGCAAGCGGTTGAACGGTAAGCGCTGA
- a CDS encoding NAD-dependent epimerase/dehydratase family protein, with the protein MKLLVLGGTEFVGRALVDAGLARGWDVTTFNRGTHGPRAGVTGVTGDRSTQQGIQSLTDHDGDWDVVVDTWSWAPSTVRDTARALAARAGRYVYISSCSVYGFPAQPGSTENSPVVDSSPDDDTFEDYARTKAGAERAVTDAFGERAILARAGLILGPHENIGRLPWWLLRAARGGRILAPGTPDAGIQYIDARDLADWALTAAEHGVSGPVNVISKPSRTTMGEVLELCLRATGSSGSLEWVTPERILEAGIEPWTQLPLWLPPGEAHDTMYRIDVSRASETGLSIRPISETVTDTWAWLQSIGGVPPQRADRPPAGIDPRREAEVLAALG; encoded by the coding sequence ATGAAGCTTCTCGTTCTCGGCGGCACAGAGTTCGTGGGCCGCGCCCTCGTCGACGCAGGACTCGCTCGCGGATGGGATGTCACCACATTCAATCGCGGCACCCACGGGCCACGAGCGGGCGTGACGGGAGTGACCGGCGACCGCTCGACCCAACAAGGCATCCAGAGCCTCACCGACCACGACGGCGACTGGGACGTCGTTGTGGATACCTGGTCGTGGGCCCCGTCGACGGTTCGAGACACAGCGCGGGCGCTCGCCGCACGTGCCGGTCGCTATGTCTACATATCGAGCTGCTCTGTCTACGGGTTTCCCGCGCAGCCGGGCTCGACCGAGAACTCGCCGGTTGTCGACAGCTCGCCCGACGACGACACGTTCGAGGATTACGCCAGAACCAAGGCGGGGGCAGAGCGCGCCGTGACGGATGCCTTCGGCGAGCGTGCAATCCTGGCCCGCGCGGGGCTCATCCTCGGCCCGCACGAGAACATCGGTCGACTGCCGTGGTGGCTGCTACGCGCAGCCCGTGGCGGACGCATCCTTGCGCCGGGGACCCCGGACGCCGGCATCCAGTACATCGACGCCCGCGACCTGGCCGACTGGGCATTGACGGCAGCCGAACACGGGGTTTCCGGACCCGTCAATGTCATCAGCAAGCCCTCCCGGACGACCATGGGGGAGGTCCTCGAACTCTGCCTGCGTGCGACCGGCTCGAGCGGCTCGCTGGAGTGGGTGACCCCCGAGAGAATCCTCGAGGCAGGAATCGAGCCGTGGACGCAGCTTCCGTTGTGGTTGCCGCCCGGCGAAGCGCACGACACCATGTACCGCATCGACGTGAGCCGCGCCTCTGAAACGGGCCTCAGCATCCGCCCGATATCCGAGACGGTGACGGACACCTGGGCCTGGCTGCAGAGCATTGGGGGAGTGCCGCCACAGAGAGCGGACCGCCCACCGGCCGGGATCGATCCCCGGCGGGAAGCCGAAGTCCTGGCTGCGCTCGGCTGA
- a CDS encoding TrmH family RNA methyltransferase — MRIVPIDSLDIDGLGDYARLTDVALRRVSEPAGGLYIAESHKVIARALNAGHTPRSLLLQEQWIPDVTPLLTDFPDVPVYVGDAATLESLTGYHMHRGALAAMHRPPLHPMEDVIRDATRIVILEDIVDHTNVGAIFRAVAGLGADAVLITPRCADPLYRRSVRVSMGTVLQVPWTRMPEWPEARRILDEAGFHVAALALDDRAITLDDFAAHLPAKIALTMGAEGDGLSAQALEAADSTVIIPMMHGVDSLNVASASAVALWAIRDQRASPGAPTARR, encoded by the coding sequence GTGCGAATCGTTCCCATCGACAGCCTCGACATCGACGGGCTCGGCGACTACGCCCGCCTCACCGACGTCGCACTCCGCCGAGTGAGCGAACCCGCTGGCGGCCTCTACATCGCCGAGTCGCACAAGGTCATCGCCCGGGCGCTCAACGCGGGTCACACACCCCGCTCGCTGCTTCTTCAGGAGCAGTGGATCCCGGATGTCACGCCGCTGCTTACCGATTTCCCCGATGTCCCGGTCTACGTCGGCGACGCCGCAACCCTCGAGTCGCTGACGGGTTACCACATGCACCGAGGCGCGCTCGCCGCGATGCACCGGCCGCCGCTGCACCCGATGGAAGATGTCATCCGCGATGCCACACGGATCGTCATCCTGGAGGACATCGTCGATCACACCAACGTCGGTGCGATCTTCCGGGCCGTTGCAGGCCTCGGCGCCGACGCCGTTCTCATCACGCCGCGGTGTGCCGACCCGCTCTACCGCCGCAGCGTGAGGGTCAGCATGGGAACCGTCCTCCAGGTGCCGTGGACGCGGATGCCCGAATGGCCTGAAGCGCGCCGGATCCTCGACGAGGCTGGCTTCCATGTCGCCGCCCTCGCCCTCGACGATCGCGCGATCACCCTCGATGACTTCGCCGCCCACCTCCCCGCCAAGATCGCCCTCACGATGGGCGCGGAAGGTGACGGCCTCAGCGCCCAGGCACTCGAGGCAGCAGACTCGACAGTGATCATTCCGATGATGCACGGGGTCGACTCGCTCAACGTCGCCTCGGCAAGTGCGGTGGCGCTGTGGGCGATTCGCGACCAGCGAGCCTCGCCCGGCGCGCCAACCGCCCGCCGATAG
- a CDS encoding alpha/beta fold hydrolase gives MPRYQGSDGASLYYDDVDSEGSGRDQDPIILLAGGAARHPSYLGDLAGLSDRRRLIVPHLRGVGLSPSPLSEASGSFWVQADDIERLRIHLGLQRVVLVSHSAGTRLAIAYAAQFSPSVGGLVLITPPTAYLVDEASDADTVSERRRGDRDFEAAYAALVAGLHTHDEDAYNAWQRESAPVGYARWGAKERAHAQIGRWSLAATTAYFSVTPPRDLAARLRQVASPVLVIGGAEDCLTGVAPVTALARLFPAGTSVMIENSGHYPWIEQPAAFREAIDAFL, from the coding sequence ATGCCACGCTATCAAGGCTCCGACGGGGCATCTCTTTACTACGATGACGTCGATTCGGAGGGAAGCGGTCGCGATCAGGACCCGATCATCCTCCTCGCCGGAGGGGCCGCGCGTCACCCCAGCTACCTTGGCGACCTGGCCGGGCTCAGCGACCGGCGCCGCTTGATTGTGCCCCACCTCAGGGGCGTCGGGCTCTCACCGTCGCCGCTTTCGGAGGCGAGTGGCTCCTTCTGGGTTCAAGCCGACGACATCGAGCGACTCCGTATTCACCTGGGGCTTCAGCGTGTGGTGCTCGTGTCGCACTCAGCCGGGACACGATTGGCCATCGCTTACGCCGCGCAATTCAGTCCGAGCGTGGGCGGGCTGGTGCTGATCACGCCGCCGACGGCCTATCTCGTTGATGAAGCGTCGGATGCCGACACGGTCAGCGAAAGACGACGCGGAGACAGAGACTTCGAAGCCGCCTACGCCGCGTTGGTTGCTGGGCTGCACACTCACGACGAGGACGCCTATAACGCCTGGCAGCGCGAGTCGGCCCCTGTTGGGTATGCGAGGTGGGGCGCGAAGGAACGGGCCCACGCTCAGATCGGGCGCTGGAGCCTGGCCGCGACCACGGCATACTTCAGTGTCACCCCACCCCGCGATCTTGCGGCTCGGCTCCGTCAGGTCGCGTCACCCGTTCTCGTCATCGGCGGGGCTGAGGATTGCCTTACCGGAGTAGCGCCGGTGACCGCGCTGGCACGCCTTTTCCCGGCGGGGACATCGGTCATGATCGAGAACAGTGGCCACTACCCGTGGATCGAACAGCCGGCAGCCTTCAGAGAAGCGATCGACGCGTTCCTCTAG
- a CDS encoding SGNH/GDSL hydrolase family protein translates to MDALSSDEVSVFQERPHPWTRYVALGDSFTEGIGDPYPSPPGAHRGWADRVAEVLSQGVDDFAYANLAVRGKLIAQISADQIDPALDLHPDLITISAGGNDVLRPGTDPDVIAQKVDDAVARLSRDGATIVLFTGVDVGFSPVLRTLRGKVAIYNENIRSVAAKYDCIVADQWALTEIQNARMWSSDRLHLNALGHHTVARMVLDSLAVPNDLEPLKPEPVRPATWREARTEDFVWARQFFVPWVLRRLRHQSSGDFITAKRPQAERFLRDGELPAGD, encoded by the coding sequence ATGGACGCATTATCTTCTGACGAGGTTTCTGTTTTTCAGGAGCGACCGCATCCGTGGACGCGTTATGTGGCTCTCGGTGATTCGTTTACCGAGGGCATCGGAGACCCGTACCCGTCGCCGCCGGGAGCCCACAGGGGCTGGGCGGACCGCGTGGCCGAAGTGCTCTCGCAGGGTGTCGACGATTTCGCCTATGCCAACCTCGCTGTCCGCGGAAAACTGATCGCTCAAATCTCCGCGGATCAGATCGATCCGGCCCTTGACCTCCACCCTGACCTGATCACCATCTCAGCCGGGGGCAACGACGTACTTCGGCCGGGAACCGATCCGGACGTCATCGCACAGAAAGTCGACGACGCGGTTGCTCGGCTTTCGCGAGATGGCGCCACCATCGTGCTCTTCACCGGCGTCGACGTCGGTTTCTCGCCGGTGCTGCGTACCCTCCGTGGCAAGGTGGCGATCTACAACGAGAACATTCGGAGCGTCGCGGCGAAGTACGACTGCATCGTGGCCGACCAGTGGGCGCTGACCGAGATCCAGAACGCGCGGATGTGGTCGAGTGACCGGCTGCACCTCAACGCGCTCGGCCACCACACCGTGGCCAGGATGGTGCTTGATTCCCTCGCGGTGCCGAACGACCTGGAGCCGCTCAAGCCTGAGCCGGTACGGCCGGCAACCTGGCGGGAGGCGCGCACCGAGGACTTCGTCTGGGCGCGGCAGTTCTTCGTGCCGTGGGTCCTCCGGCGCCTGCGACACCAGTCCTCCGGAGACTTCATCACCGCAAAGAGGCCGCAGGCGGAGAGATTCCTCCGCGACGGTGAGCTTCCTGCCGGAGACTGA
- the treS gene encoding maltose alpha-D-glucosyltransferase, translating into MTFTAPIQLPGLARDPLWYRRAIFYEVMVRSYVDSNGDGAGDLQGLATRLDYLQWLGVDALWLPPFYSSPLRDGGYDVSDYQAILPEFGSLEEFRDLVSKAHERNMRIIIDMPLNHTSDQHRWFQESRQDPDGPYGDFYVWSDSDQKWPDIRIIFTDTEDSNWAFDPVRRQFFFHRFFSHQPDLNFENPAVHDAIFEAIRYWLDMGVDGIRLDAIPYLYESDDGNGEGEPKTHDFAKQLRAMVDLEYPGRILIAEANQWPREVSEYFGTDEEPECHMAFDFPVMPRIFYSLRSQQAEELARVLSETQEIPEWAGWGVFLRNHDELTLEMVSEEYRQAMYGWYAYDPRMRANVGIRRRLAPLLDNSRAELELAHALLFSLPGSPFIYYGDEIGMGDNIWLADRDSSRTPMQWTPDRNAGFSSADPGKLFLPVVQSLVFNYTLVNVESQLAQSRSLLHWVRNVIHVRRGHPALGLGSIDVLEANHESVLGFVRSYRGTGRKIGDEDEDILCVFSFSHHPVATTLVAPELAGCRLFDLFGGGEFPPFDDTGRVTLTIATQSFYWLHIARPGDSPFAQHRHG; encoded by the coding sequence GTGACCTTCACCGCTCCCATACAGTTGCCAGGGCTCGCGCGGGATCCGCTCTGGTACCGCAGAGCTATCTTTTACGAGGTCATGGTCCGCTCGTACGTCGACAGCAACGGTGACGGTGCCGGTGACCTGCAGGGGCTGGCAACGCGGCTGGACTACCTGCAGTGGCTGGGTGTCGATGCCCTGTGGCTTCCGCCGTTCTACTCCTCCCCGCTGAGGGACGGAGGATATGACGTCTCCGACTACCAGGCCATACTGCCGGAATTCGGCAGCCTCGAGGAGTTCCGCGACCTGGTATCGAAGGCCCACGAGCGCAACATGCGCATCATCATCGATATGCCGCTCAACCACACCTCTGACCAGCACCGCTGGTTCCAGGAGTCCCGTCAGGACCCCGATGGGCCCTACGGTGACTTCTACGTCTGGAGCGACTCCGACCAGAAGTGGCCGGACATCAGGATCATCTTCACCGACACCGAGGACTCCAACTGGGCGTTCGACCCTGTCCGCCGCCAGTTCTTCTTCCACAGGTTCTTCTCGCACCAGCCAGACCTCAACTTCGAGAATCCCGCGGTGCACGACGCGATCTTCGAGGCGATTCGTTACTGGCTCGATATGGGTGTGGACGGCATCCGTCTTGACGCCATCCCTTACCTGTACGAATCAGACGACGGGAACGGCGAGGGCGAGCCGAAGACCCACGACTTCGCGAAGCAACTCAGGGCAATGGTGGACCTCGAGTACCCGGGCCGCATACTCATCGCCGAGGCCAACCAGTGGCCGCGGGAGGTCTCCGAGTACTTCGGTACCGACGAGGAGCCCGAGTGCCACATGGCGTTCGACTTTCCGGTCATGCCCCGCATTTTCTACTCACTGCGGTCGCAGCAGGCCGAGGAACTCGCTCGGGTTCTCTCGGAGACGCAGGAAATTCCCGAGTGGGCAGGCTGGGGCGTTTTCCTTCGCAACCACGACGAACTCACCCTCGAAATGGTCAGTGAGGAGTACCGGCAGGCGATGTACGGCTGGTACGCCTATGACCCACGAATGCGCGCGAACGTCGGAATCCGCCGCCGTCTCGCTCCCCTTCTCGACAACTCGCGCGCGGAACTCGAGCTCGCGCACGCCCTCCTCTTTTCCCTTCCGGGGAGTCCGTTCATTTACTACGGCGACGAGATCGGGATGGGTGACAATATCTGGCTCGCCGACCGGGACTCGTCCCGCACACCGATGCAGTGGACGCCTGACCGCAACGCCGGGTTCTCCTCAGCCGACCCCGGCAAACTCTTCCTGCCGGTCGTCCAGTCGCTCGTCTTCAATTACACGCTCGTCAACGTCGAGTCCCAGCTCGCCCAGTCACGCTCTCTGCTGCACTGGGTACGGAACGTCATTCACGTCAGGAGGGGCCACCCGGCGCTTGGCCTTGGCAGCATTGACGTCCTTGAGGCGAACCACGAGTCAGTGCTTGGCTTTGTCAGAAGCTACAGGGGAACCGGCAGAAAGATCGGCGACGAGGACGAAGACATCCTGTGTGTCTTCAGCTTCTCGCATCACCCGGTGGCCACAACACTCGTCGCCCCTGAACTTGCGGGTTGCCGCCTGTTCGACCTGTTCGGTGGTGGTGAGTTCCCGCCGTTCGATGACACCGGTCGAGTGACGCTGACCATAGCCACGCAGAGCTTCTACTGGCTGCACATCGCCCGCCCGGGTGACTCGCCGTTTGCGCAACACCGGCACGGCTGA
- a CDS encoding Sir2 family NAD-dependent protein deacetylase translates to MTTLASATPAIDTDRLNAAYALLDGRRFAVLTGAGMSTDSGIPDYRGEGAPKRTPMTVSQFLLNDASRKRYWAGSHLGWAMFDAARPNAGHKVLATLEEAGLVTGIVTQNVDGLHVRAGSQRVVDLHGSMDRVSCLVCGQTFARASIAARIEAENPWLSRPDAVTLNPDGDAEIADVDNFVVPVCSVCGGALKPDVVFFGEFVPSDKFTEARDIVSAADVLVIAGSSLVVNSGIRLLEHARRSKLPIIIINRGETKGDGRADVKLDAGASETLTALAERLLT, encoded by the coding sequence ATGACAACGCTCGCAAGCGCAACACCAGCGATAGACACTGATCGGCTGAATGCAGCCTACGCGCTCCTCGATGGGCGGCGGTTTGCCGTCCTCACCGGTGCGGGAATGAGCACCGATTCCGGAATCCCCGACTACCGGGGAGAGGGCGCACCAAAGCGCACGCCGATGACCGTCTCACAATTCCTGCTCAACGACGCGTCACGCAAGCGGTACTGGGCCGGCAGCCACCTGGGCTGGGCCATGTTTGACGCCGCGAGGCCCAATGCTGGGCACAAGGTCCTCGCCACGCTCGAGGAGGCTGGACTCGTCACCGGTATCGTGACCCAGAACGTCGACGGATTACACGTGCGGGCCGGTTCCCAGCGCGTGGTCGACCTCCACGGTTCGATGGACCGGGTCAGTTGCCTCGTCTGCGGCCAGACGTTTGCGCGCGCGAGTATCGCCGCGCGGATCGAAGCGGAGAACCCGTGGCTGTCGAGGCCGGATGCCGTGACGTTGAACCCGGACGGCGACGCAGAGATCGCCGACGTCGACAACTTCGTGGTGCCGGTCTGCTCGGTGTGCGGCGGCGCGTTGAAGCCCGACGTCGTCTTCTTCGGTGAGTTTGTTCCGTCAGACAAGTTCACGGAGGCACGGGATATCGTTTCCGCCGCCGACGTGCTCGTCATCGCGGGCTCATCACTCGTCGTCAACTCCGGCATTCGCCTTCTGGAACACGCGCGCCGGAGCAAGTTGCCGATCATCATCATCAACCGTGGTGAGACCAAGGGCGATGGCCGCGCCGATGTGAAGCTGGATGCCGGGGCGAGCGAGACCCTGACGGCACTGGCCGAGCGACTGCTCACCTAG
- a CDS encoding alpha/beta fold hydrolase: MTTASPYSSLLDRIPVTKQHISIGGSRTAYWEYGTPSDRPTIVMVHGFRGDHHGLEPVVAHLPGFHIISPDLPGFGESEPLRLSRHDLDGYAGWLKRFVDALDLDSKPIILGHSFGSIVVSAALARTGLSTDRLILVNPIAAPALSGPRGILTRLAVIYYQLGAVLPEPIGFGLLRNRIIVRVMSETMAKTKKRALRKWIHSEHDRYFSAFSDRDVVLEAFRASVSNDVSEFAESIDASTLLIAADRDDITPVSAQHTLTALFPDATLEIIPDVGHLIHYEVPERAATLIEEFLTPDPRSTSGVDLDEAPL, translated from the coding sequence ATGACAACAGCCTCGCCATACTCCAGCCTTCTCGATCGCATCCCGGTGACGAAGCAGCACATCTCCATCGGCGGGAGCAGGACCGCCTATTGGGAGTACGGCACGCCGTCCGACCGCCCGACGATCGTGATGGTGCACGGGTTTCGCGGTGACCACCACGGGCTCGAACCCGTGGTTGCTCACCTGCCCGGCTTCCACATCATCAGTCCCGATCTCCCCGGCTTCGGCGAATCTGAACCGCTGCGACTCAGCCGACACGATCTCGACGGCTACGCCGGGTGGCTGAAACGATTCGTCGATGCGCTGGACCTGGACTCGAAGCCGATCATCCTCGGGCACTCGTTCGGATCGATCGTCGTCTCCGCGGCACTGGCGCGCACCGGCCTGTCCACCGACCGTCTCATCCTCGTCAATCCGATCGCGGCTCCCGCGCTGTCGGGACCACGCGGCATCCTGACCCGGCTCGCCGTCATCTATTACCAGCTCGGAGCCGTTCTGCCCGAGCCCATCGGCTTCGGTTTGCTCCGCAACCGGATCATCGTTCGCGTGATGAGCGAGACGATGGCCAAGACGAAGAAGCGGGCCCTGCGCAAGTGGATCCACAGCGAACACGACAGGTACTTCAGCGCCTTCAGCGATCGCGACGTTGTTCTTGAAGCGTTTCGGGCATCCGTCTCGAACGATGTCAGCGAGTTCGCGGAGTCGATCGATGCGAGCACCCTCCTGATCGCCGCCGACCGGGATGACATCACACCGGTAAGCGCGCAGCACACGCTGACCGCACTGTTTCCGGATGCCACGCTCGAGATCATCCCCGACGTCGGCCATCTCATCCACTACGAAGTGCCCGAGAGAGCAGCGACGCTCATCGAGGAGTTCCTCACCCCGGATCCGCGGTCAACATCGGGTGTGGACCTGGACGAGGCGCCACTGTGA
- a CDS encoding D-alanyl-D-alanine carboxypeptidase family protein: MYQSRQPLSDRRVYLRRRLTVFGVLVLILGIIGYLAFAVLRPLPATAATLEPTDTITQTVTQVAWPAYGNGAIGAVGFDGILSSHGAQESTPMASITKSVTALVVLEAMPLGEGESGPQLTLTEDDQRIYTEVIAEGGSAAPVAVGSVFTERQLLEAMMLPSANNYSITLANWAYGSVDAFLAAATAWLGAHGFAGTHLADSSGINQDSRSTPADLVKIGELVLAHPVLSEIVSQQSADLPVIGPVTNTNKILGQGGIIGLKTGTTRVAGACLLFAAELAVGSETVTVVGVILGAPNHKELFSSVLGLLTTVEAGFRELPLVTEGESFGSYTTPWGSTSDIVATESASVLVWQDATVAVDVAASPLISGAAGLDVGEAVFTVADSVIDVPLELSDDLAEADTGWRITHPSD, translated from the coding sequence GTGTACCAGTCCCGTCAGCCGCTCTCCGACCGACGGGTGTACCTGCGACGCAGGCTCACCGTCTTCGGTGTCCTCGTTCTCATCCTCGGGATCATCGGTTATCTCGCGTTCGCCGTCCTCCGCCCGCTCCCGGCCACGGCCGCGACGCTCGAACCGACGGATACCATCACCCAGACCGTCACCCAGGTGGCGTGGCCGGCCTACGGAAACGGTGCGATCGGCGCTGTTGGATTCGACGGCATCCTCTCCAGTCACGGCGCTCAGGAGTCGACGCCGATGGCCAGCATCACGAAATCGGTGACCGCCCTCGTCGTGCTCGAGGCGATGCCGCTCGGCGAGGGTGAGTCCGGACCGCAACTTACCCTCACCGAAGACGACCAGCGCATCTACACCGAAGTGATCGCCGAGGGCGGATCGGCGGCACCCGTTGCCGTCGGGTCCGTCTTCACCGAGCGACAGCTGCTCGAGGCAATGATGCTGCCGTCGGCCAACAACTACAGCATCACCCTGGCCAATTGGGCATACGGATCGGTGGATGCCTTCCTCGCGGCGGCCACAGCTTGGCTGGGAGCACACGGCTTCGCCGGCACGCATCTCGCGGACTCCAGCGGCATCAACCAGGACAGCAGATCGACACCGGCCGACCTGGTCAAAATCGGCGAGCTGGTCCTCGCGCACCCGGTTCTTTCCGAGATCGTGTCGCAGCAGTCGGCCGACCTGCCTGTCATCGGACCTGTGACCAACACGAACAAGATCCTCGGCCAGGGGGGAATCATCGGGCTGAAGACCGGGACCACCCGCGTCGCCGGTGCCTGCCTGCTGTTCGCTGCCGAACTCGCTGTCGGTTCAGAGACGGTCACCGTGGTCGGAGTGATCCTCGGGGCGCCCAACCATAAGGAACTCTTCTCGTCGGTGCTCGGTCTCCTCACGACCGTCGAGGCCGGCTTCAGGGAACTTCCCCTCGTCACAGAGGGAGAATCATTCGGGAGTTACACCACACCGTGGGGATCGACATCGGACATCGTCGCCACCGAATCGGCATCCGTTCTGGTGTGGCAGGACGCAACGGTCGCTGTCGACGTTGCCGCGTCGCCTCTGATTTCAGGCGCAGCGGGACTCGATGTCGGTGAAGCTGTCTTCACCGTCGCGGATTCGGTCATCGACGTTCCACTCGAGCTGTCGGATGACCTCGCTGAGGCTGACACCGGCTGGCGAATCACCCATCCGTCAGACTGA
- a CDS encoding transcriptional regulator: MSEPVAAEFNDVIHSPVRLRICALMRRTSELEFAVIRDTLGLNDANLSKNLKVLSEGRLVTVRKESSAARTDARRLTWVALTAEGRSALEGHLAALTQIADSQPDVLP; the protein is encoded by the coding sequence ATGAGTGAACCCGTAGCCGCTGAGTTCAACGATGTCATCCATTCACCGGTGCGGTTGCGTATCTGCGCGCTGATGCGGCGAACGTCCGAACTGGAGTTCGCCGTGATCCGAGACACCCTCGGGCTGAACGATGCGAATCTGTCGAAGAACCTCAAGGTTCTCAGCGAAGGGCGACTCGTCACTGTGCGGAAGGAGAGCTCAGCGGCTCGAACCGATGCCCGCAGGCTCACCTGGGTAGCTCTCACGGCCGAGGGACGGAGTGCGCTCGAGGGGCACCTCGCTGCGCTCACCCAGATCGCCGACAGTCAGCCCGACGTCCTGCCCTGA